In one window of Arachis ipaensis cultivar K30076 chromosome B06, Araip1.1, whole genome shotgun sequence DNA:
- the LOC107605315 gene encoding WAT1-related protein At4g15540 isoform X3, with product MAESGRYCYRDVVPFCAMVAVECTNVGVNVLFKQATLKGFSYYAFIVYSFALSTLFLLLPLPFVFRWSRGLPPFNVSLILRIFLLGTIGFVAQLSGYKGLEYTSPTLFSALSNLIPAFTFILAVFFRMEKISPKSWSTQAKIVGSLVSILGALIVVLYKGPTLISASSSPHQSPHVDFLKDSSPQQNWVLGGFLIAIEFILVPIWYIVQGFFCTGLSSLVHTWGIHIKGPVYVSSFKPVSIGIAAAFSAIFLGDALYLGIVVGGVIISIGFYAVLWGKANEELSEYIDSSQSQPTSKVNQPLLL from the exons atggcaGAGTCAGGGAGGTATTGTTACAGGGACGTGGTTCCATTCTGTGCAATGGTTGCAGTTGAGTGTACCAACGTCGGTGTCAACGTTCTTTTCAAACAAGCTACTCTCAAGGGATTCAGTTACTACGCATTCATCGTTTATTCTTTCGCTCTCTccactctttttcttcttctccctctccccTTCGTCTTCCGATG GTCAAGAGGGCTTCCTCCATTCAATGTTTCTCTCATCTTAAGAATTTTTCTCCTCGGTACCATTGG ATTTGTAGCACAACTGAGTGGATACAAAGGACTTGAATACACTTCACCAACTCTCTTCTCTGCTCTTAGCAACCTTATTCCGGCTTTTACCTTCATCCTTGCGGTGTTTTTCAG GATGGAGAAGATTTCTCCAAAAAGTTGGAGCACTCAGGCCAAAATCGTGGGTTCTTTAGTGTCAATATTAGGTGCACTCATAGTTGTTCTCTACAAGGGTCCAACATTGATCTCAGCTTCATCATCACCACACCAGTCACCTCATGTTGATTTTCTAAAGGACTCATCACCGCAGCAAAATTGGGTTCTTGGAGGCTTCCTTATTGCCATTGAGTTTATTCTGGTTCCAATTTGGTATATTGTTCAG GGATTCTTTTGCACAGGCCTAAGCAGTTTGGTCCATACATGGGGTATCCATATTAAAGGCCCTGTATACGTATCAAGTTTCAAGCCTGTGTCTATAGGCATAGCTGCTGCTTTCAGTGCTATATTTCTTGGTGATGCACTATATTTGGGCAT TGTTGTTGGAGGAGTAATAATATCAATTGGGTTTTATGCTGTTTTATGGGGCAAAGCAAACGAAGAATTGAGTGAGTACATTGATTCAAGCCAAAGTCAACCCACATCAAAAGTCAACCAGCCTTTGTTATTATAG
- the LOC107605315 gene encoding WAT1-related protein At5g40240 isoform X2 — MAESGRYCYRDVVPFCAMVAVECTNVGVNVLFKQATLKGFSYYAFIVYSFALSTLFLLLPLPFVFRWSRGLPPFNVSLILRIFLLGTIGFVAQLSGYKGLEYTSPTLFSALSNLIPAFTFILAVFFRMEKISPKSWSTQAKIVGSLVSILGALIVVLYKGPTLISASSSPHQSPHVDFLKDSSPQQNWVLGGFLIAIEFILVPIWYIVQTNVIKDYPAEIIVVFFYNLCGTLISAPVCLLLDESNLSGWIIKPDITLVAILYSGFFCTGLSSLVHTWGIHIKGPVYVSSFKPVSIGIAAAFSAIFLGDAFCIAVLLEE; from the exons atggcaGAGTCAGGGAGGTATTGTTACAGGGACGTGGTTCCATTCTGTGCAATGGTTGCAGTTGAGTGTACCAACGTCGGTGTCAACGTTCTTTTCAAACAAGCTACTCTCAAGGGATTCAGTTACTACGCATTCATCGTTTATTCTTTCGCTCTCTccactctttttcttcttctccctctccccTTCGTCTTCCGATG GTCAAGAGGGCTTCCTCCATTCAATGTTTCTCTCATCTTAAGAATTTTTCTCCTCGGTACCATTGG ATTTGTAGCACAACTGAGTGGATACAAAGGACTTGAATACACTTCACCAACTCTCTTCTCTGCTCTTAGCAACCTTATTCCGGCTTTTACCTTCATCCTTGCGGTGTTTTTCAG GATGGAGAAGATTTCTCCAAAAAGTTGGAGCACTCAGGCCAAAATCGTGGGTTCTTTAGTGTCAATATTAGGTGCACTCATAGTTGTTCTCTACAAGGGTCCAACATTGATCTCAGCTTCATCATCACCACACCAGTCACCTCATGTTGATTTTCTAAAGGACTCATCACCGCAGCAAAATTGGGTTCTTGGAGGCTTCCTTATTGCCATTGAGTTTATTCTGGTTCCAATTTGGTATATTGTTCAG ACCAATGTGATCAAAGACTATCCAGCCGAGATTATTGTGGTGTTCTTTTACAACTTGTGTGGGACTCTCATATCTGCACCTGTGTGCTTACTATTAGATGAATCAAACTTAAGTGGTTGGATTATAAAACCAGATATAACATTAGTCGCCATTTTGTACTCT GGATTCTTTTGCACAGGCCTAAGCAGTTTGGTCCATACATGGGGTATCCATATTAAAGGCCCTGTATACGTATCAAGTTTCAAGCCTGTGTCTATAGGCATAGCTGCTGCTTTCAGTGCTATATTTCTTGGTGATGC TTTTTGTATTGCAGTGTTGTTGGAGGAGTAA
- the LOC107605315 gene encoding WAT1-related protein At4g15540 isoform X1, giving the protein MAESGRYCYRDVVPFCAMVAVECTNVGVNVLFKQATLKGFSYYAFIVYSFALSTLFLLLPLPFVFRWSRGLPPFNVSLILRIFLLGTIGFVAQLSGYKGLEYTSPTLFSALSNLIPAFTFILAVFFRMEKISPKSWSTQAKIVGSLVSILGALIVVLYKGPTLISASSSPHQSPHVDFLKDSSPQQNWVLGGFLIAIEFILVPIWYIVQTNVIKDYPAEIIVVFFYNLCGTLISAPVCLLLDESNLSGWIIKPDITLVAILYSGFFCTGLSSLVHTWGIHIKGPVYVSSFKPVSIGIAAAFSAIFLGDALYLGIVVGGVIISIGFYAVLWGKANEELSEYIDSSQSQPTSKVNQPLLL; this is encoded by the exons atggcaGAGTCAGGGAGGTATTGTTACAGGGACGTGGTTCCATTCTGTGCAATGGTTGCAGTTGAGTGTACCAACGTCGGTGTCAACGTTCTTTTCAAACAAGCTACTCTCAAGGGATTCAGTTACTACGCATTCATCGTTTATTCTTTCGCTCTCTccactctttttcttcttctccctctccccTTCGTCTTCCGATG GTCAAGAGGGCTTCCTCCATTCAATGTTTCTCTCATCTTAAGAATTTTTCTCCTCGGTACCATTGG ATTTGTAGCACAACTGAGTGGATACAAAGGACTTGAATACACTTCACCAACTCTCTTCTCTGCTCTTAGCAACCTTATTCCGGCTTTTACCTTCATCCTTGCGGTGTTTTTCAG GATGGAGAAGATTTCTCCAAAAAGTTGGAGCACTCAGGCCAAAATCGTGGGTTCTTTAGTGTCAATATTAGGTGCACTCATAGTTGTTCTCTACAAGGGTCCAACATTGATCTCAGCTTCATCATCACCACACCAGTCACCTCATGTTGATTTTCTAAAGGACTCATCACCGCAGCAAAATTGGGTTCTTGGAGGCTTCCTTATTGCCATTGAGTTTATTCTGGTTCCAATTTGGTATATTGTTCAG ACCAATGTGATCAAAGACTATCCAGCCGAGATTATTGTGGTGTTCTTTTACAACTTGTGTGGGACTCTCATATCTGCACCTGTGTGCTTACTATTAGATGAATCAAACTTAAGTGGTTGGATTATAAAACCAGATATAACATTAGTCGCCATTTTGTACTCT GGATTCTTTTGCACAGGCCTAAGCAGTTTGGTCCATACATGGGGTATCCATATTAAAGGCCCTGTATACGTATCAAGTTTCAAGCCTGTGTCTATAGGCATAGCTGCTGCTTTCAGTGCTATATTTCTTGGTGATGCACTATATTTGGGCAT TGTTGTTGGAGGAGTAATAATATCAATTGGGTTTTATGCTGTTTTATGGGGCAAAGCAAACGAAGAATTGAGTGAGTACATTGATTCAAGCCAAAGTCAACCCACATCAAAAGTCAACCAGCCTTTGTTATTATAG